The following proteins are co-located in the Polystyrenella longa genome:
- a CDS encoding 4Fe-4S dicluster domain-containing protein — protein MSNEPANSDGPTNSSGKQTPDSDQNLLPILGQPTSRRTALKAAGAALGLAAFGKAVSPLMVIPENVSVDEFLQRHYKELTDEDKQKIFTRMEKETKESYGAEVSISDPQPIPGVRYGYAISLSKCNGNGKCMEACHEENNHHRGVDQSYIRILEMPKGTMDMEQGNTTYDHTVPQDDKFYMPVQCQQCDNPPCVTVCPVEATWKEDDGIVVVDYNWCIGCRYCEAACPYHARRFNWEQPEIPAEEVNPDQGYLSNRIRPQGTMEKCHFCLHRTREGRLPACLEACPTGARVFGDLNDPESPINYVLQNKRVFVLKEELGTQPSFFYFFD, from the coding sequence ATGAGTAACGAACCAGCAAATTCTGATGGACCTACTAATAGCTCTGGAAAACAGACTCCCGATTCCGATCAGAATCTACTTCCCATTCTGGGGCAGCCCACGTCGCGCCGCACGGCCTTGAAAGCGGCAGGGGCCGCGCTGGGCCTGGCTGCGTTTGGTAAAGCAGTTTCTCCTCTCATGGTTATTCCAGAAAATGTTTCTGTAGATGAGTTCCTGCAACGTCATTACAAAGAGTTGACCGACGAGGACAAACAGAAAATATTCACGCGAATGGAGAAGGAGACGAAGGAGTCTTACGGTGCGGAAGTGTCGATCTCCGATCCCCAGCCCATTCCCGGCGTCCGGTATGGGTATGCCATTAGCCTTAGCAAGTGCAACGGCAATGGCAAATGTATGGAAGCCTGCCACGAAGAGAATAATCATCATCGGGGCGTCGATCAGTCTTATATTCGTATCCTGGAAATGCCCAAAGGGACAATGGATATGGAACAGGGAAATACCACCTACGACCACACTGTTCCTCAGGACGACAAGTTTTATATGCCGGTGCAATGCCAGCAATGTGACAATCCTCCTTGCGTGACTGTCTGCCCAGTAGAAGCAACCTGGAAAGAAGACGATGGTATCGTCGTCGTTGATTACAACTGGTGTATCGGTTGTCGGTATTGCGAAGCCGCCTGTCCTTACCACGCACGGCGATTTAACTGGGAACAACCTGAAATTCCAGCGGAAGAAGTGAATCCGGATCAAGGGTATCTTTCGAATCGAATTCGCCCGCAGGGGACGATGGAGAAATGCCACTTTTGTCTGCATCGCACACGCGAAGGCCGACTCCCCGCCTGCCTGGAAGCCTGTCCTACTGGGGCACGTGTCTTTGGCGATCTGAATGATCCTGAGTCTCCCATTAATTACGTTCTACAGAACAAACGTGTCTTCGTCCTGAAAGAAGAACTGGGCACTCAGCCAAGCTTCTTTTACTTTTTCGACTGA
- a CDS encoding cytochrome c3 family protein produces the protein MSIWSVRIGFVLLFLVAGTALTVLTLDPFRNGAASAEETTDDHTDVPDKADSAEPMLFPIEIRQPSGPPVIDLGLVDDNGNPVTATCGTCHTKRKPNPETKSASELKEFHGNLKMAHGNLNCLSCHNAENYDSLKLANGAKVEFKNVMKLCGQCHGPQMKDYENDVHGGMNGFWDRTRGPQKKNNCIDCHHPHTPQFPHMVPTFKPKDRFLNDGHTSESPHKSETPHE, from the coding sequence ATGTCGATATGGTCTGTGCGAATTGGTTTCGTTCTGTTGTTCCTGGTTGCCGGCACAGCTCTCACGGTCTTAACGCTTGATCCTTTTCGGAATGGAGCCGCCTCAGCCGAAGAGACTACCGATGACCATACGGATGTCCCGGATAAAGCGGACTCTGCTGAGCCAATGTTATTCCCGATTGAAATCAGGCAACCGAGTGGGCCTCCTGTCATTGATCTGGGACTCGTCGACGACAATGGAAATCCGGTCACGGCGACCTGCGGTACCTGTCATACAAAACGGAAACCGAACCCAGAGACCAAATCAGCTTCAGAGCTAAAGGAGTTTCACGGCAATCTTAAAATGGCCCATGGCAACTTGAATTGCCTTTCCTGTCACAATGCTGAAAACTACGACTCCCTTAAACTGGCCAATGGGGCGAAGGTAGAGTTTAAGAATGTGATGAAGCTCTGTGGACAGTGTCATGGTCCTCAAATGAAAGACTACGAAAATGATGTTCATGGTGGGATGAACGGTTTCTGGGATCGTACTCGCGGTCCACAGAAAAAGAATAACTGCATCGATTGCCATCACCCCCATACACCTCAGTTTCCACACATGGTTCCTACGTTCAAACCGAAGGATCGATTCCTGAACGACGGCCATACCTCCGAATCTCCTCACAAATCGGAGACGCCCCATGAGTAA